The sequence below is a genomic window from Mobula birostris isolate sMobBir1 chromosome 11, sMobBir1.hap1, whole genome shotgun sequence.
ggcaaaaataccttattaataggagaggtcagaggagattggccaggctggttaaggtgacagtaactcaaataaccacatgttacatcAGTGGtctgtagaagagcatctctgagcacacaacGTGAAGAGTctagaagtggatgggctacagcagcagcagatGTGGGTTCCACTGCTATgtgtaataaagtggcctctgaataTGTACGCAGCCTAAGTATTCCTTGCTCTACACTTCTCAACTGTACATCTTTTTTCTGCCACTGCTCTTGCCAACCAACCCCAAACGTCTTTCAAAAACGAGGGAAGACCGTGATAACGCTTGGGTTACACGTTTGGCTGTTGAAATGCCAACTTTTGAGGTTGGAGTAATTTTGGGTTATTAAGCCAGAATGATGAGAACACAAATTGGGGTGTAAATGCCAGAGGTATGGGGGTACTGGATTTACAACTGAGGAAAATTTTTAAGTCAAGCCAGTGTTCTTTTCTGCAGTAGTTTTAGAATGTGAGCTTTTCTCAGCAAACTCAGGATTACGGTCAATAATTTCTGAGCCTGAACTTGTATTTGCACCTAATTTGACTTCAGGTGAGCTCACTCTCTGGTGCTCCAGATGGCAGTGCGCCGGCCAAGGCCGAGGCTGAGGACATGACATCCAAGGATTATTACTTTGACTCCTATGCGCACTTTGGAATACATGAGGTGAGTAGTGAGTGTTCAGCTAAGGCCCTTTCTGCATTTTTAGCTGAGTGAAAAAGATCCCGTAGGAGTTGTGTTATATATAGCCAATATTTTTTCCTTAATGACCCGTTGGCGTTTTTAGGCTTTCTTTTTATGGGACGAACAAGAGCTTGTGTTGTGCATGCTGGCTCTCAGATTTCTTACATTATATCAGTTTGGGAAAAGTACATTGATCTTAcagcatttcaggatattgtaATAATGTAACAGTCATGTGTGGTTCTGAAGGAATTCTGTTTCTAGTATTGATGTTTAGGAGAGcacttcattttttttatatagccTATCACTTAATATGACCATAACTTGGGATGGCAAACTAGGAGGTTTTGGTTCCTAGCTCTTCATTTCATGTGATGAGATCATGGCCAAATATCAATAGCCGGATATCGCACTTtgtagcaagaggatttgaatgCAAGCATACAAGTGCCTTCCTCCaagttgtagggtttggaggctcatGTTCCTTAGtggcccagagagctatgttggctgaagTCGGGGCTTTATggtttggttcttggtagggtcacccatagcaaacaggtcaaagagtaaatTCCAGACTAAGTGGACCACTgatcctccaggttcagaggttcaACTCAGGATTGGCAACTCTTGGCTGGTAAAATAAAATACGGAAACAGAAATGAAGAATCCTctatctgtgtgtgacagtaaggacagacagagatggagaaccttcacagctgtcctaaatgccagcggtgtaacaggcagtaagtataGAAATATCTTGCTCTATAAGGCCTTGGTGACATTCCGTCTGAAATATTGTACGCAGGTCTGGTCACCTGACCCAGTGATACAGTTGTGATCAAGGGAGTGCAGCCAAAGGTCACCAGAATTCCAGCAGTGTGGTCTTGTTTGTTGAATAAAGAAAAACAGATTGCTTTAGACTCAGAGCAGCAGTTCCCAACGtcatttatgccatggactcctaccattaactgaagggtctATGGTAcctagtttgggaacccctgatctagagttTAAGAGAATATGGTGATGTTAATGAACTGTTCAATATTCTAATAGGGCTTGATGGGAGAGGTGAGGATTATGTTTCACCTGAAGCGATGGTCATGGTTTTGGAATAAGGTTTGGCCCCttgggacagagatgagaagaaatttcttcacttgaTGGGTGGTGTGTCTTAGGAATGAGCTTCCcaggaaggctgtggaggcaGGTACTGACAAGATTTATATTGTTGGGTATCCAGGATTATGGGATGTAGGGAAGTAGGTCTGTGGTAAAAGACCATCTATGGTCTTAATTGTGCAGCTATCATGAGGGATTGAATGGCTtgatcttatttcttatgtttctGTTGTGCAATAGAGAGTATATTTGGAGTCTGCCTTATTCGTGTCAACGCTTGAGGCTGGCGACAGTTGAGGGCCCAAGTGTGCCCTTAGCACTGAGAGCCCTTTGTGACTTTTTCCCATTGGTTTTCTTACAGGAAATGCTGAAGGATGAGGTTCGCACTTTGACCTACAGAAACTCCATGTATCACAACAAACACCTCTTCAAGGACAAGATAGTCCTGGATGTGGGAAGTGGTACAGGCATCCTTTGTATGTTTGCAGCAAAGGCTGGTGCTAAGAAGGTTATTGGGGTAAGGACCTATCTTGAGCTAGTCTCCTTTGAAGGCAGCCCTGTCTTTTACATATGATATTAAGCCAAGGGTGTATGCAGAGCACTGCCAAAGATACAATCCCCTGGCTTCAAGAGCTGTATCTAAATCGCTAAGGGGTAACTTCACTTTTCCCAAAGCTCTGAaggtccccaatcagagcctcatcaccggttgcagtttagagccATACCCAGGACTGaatatgagactggaataataccagaagagatgaaaaaatcagtatttatcactcttcctgagaaacctggagcaatagaatgtgaattacataggaccataagtttaatgagtcatatcaccaagatacttctaagaattttgataacaagagctaaaagtaagatacaagctgaaacaggtaaaaaaaaaaaacaatgtggttttgtgaaagacaaaggtacaagtaacacaatattgatgttaagaatactatcagaacgagctattcggGTGCAAAAagattgtttgttttatcgactacacaaaagcatttgataaagtgaagcacaagaAGTTATTTGAAATAGTACAGGAAACTCtggatctagattcgaaagacctccgccacTCCGAGAAGTGAGTcaatttacgaaaatcaagaggcattagacaagggtgtgttttctcccctgatttatttaatgtgtacagtgaaacaacatgacaaaaaataagagatcttgggaatcaaagttggtgaaaacatcaataatttcagatatgcagtgacactgtgttaattgcaagtacggaggaagaactacaaaacttaattgatatagttgttgaagaaagtgcaaaaatgggtctgtcAATTGCAAAAAGGCAATGtacggtgatatccaaaaagaaggagaatcctatctgcaggctgagaatagatggggaagacataaaacaagtacagaacttttgctacttaggaagctgggtgacatcaggtggcaggtgcgacatggacatcaaaagaagaatagggatggcaaaagacacctttataagaatgaagagtatactgaccaatactaaactaggcatgacagccTGCctcagtactgaaatgttatgtttatccagttatgttataaaTGTTAGGACAATATCTAATAAcatgaaacaaattgaagcagcagagatgtgatttttgaggaggatacaaaaaatatcatggatgaaatgaatatctaacgaggatgtcatgaacagagcaaacgcaaaaagaaataatgtatgagatcatgaaaagacaacataacttcattggacgtgtgattaggaaagaggagttagaatgcacggtaattatgggaaagattgaagggaagaaagcaagaggaagccAATGAcaaatgatggagacagcagccagagaactggaaatgaataccaatgaattgatccacttgacctgaaacagaagtgtctgggccatggcagtcaaagctcaaactgggcacggcacctgatggtGATGATCTAAATCACTTTGTGTTATTTTAAACAAACGATAGAGTAACTTTATTTCTTGTTGAACTATGTTACTCTGAAATCGGGGGTGTCTGTGTGCCAACCATGCTACGTGAGCCCTGGTAGCACAAGGATATGTGGCTTGTTTTACTTGGCAATTCATAACAAGCAGGCAGCGTATCCAGGGCttgtgggtggggggagaaggaGAAATCACCTGCTTGGCACGCTGCTTAAAACTGTAAAACAGGAATTGAACTCGTGTTGTTTCCATGTTTTGGGTAGTTTACTCTCTTTTCCAATGTTCTTTGTTTAGTCTTTGGAATGCTTGATCATGAACGACCCATCAATGTTCAACTTTGCCCAGTTTTACATGGATTCCTTGTACTGGAGCAAAGGCCACCGATaccagctcaccagagtcctctgagTCCTGAACCAATTTTTCAAATTTTCCCAGGTGTAGACCGTTTTGGCGtatccagggatgaggtcttcggGGCTCCTGTTAGCAATTCTGTAGCACTGGtgttgctagccccatgtccaGCCCTCCTCTTGCAACCGAGCTTGGGACTTTTCATGTGGAGTTGTGGACACCTTGTCGTTCTGAGTAATTATGTTCATGCTGAAGAATGGGTGTTGTAGTTGCATTTTTGATTTATTGCTTTAATGTCTTTTTTATAAGACTTTCATTTAGCTTgttaaaaaaatctttttttaatGACAGATTGAATGCTCCAATATCTCAGAATACGCTGAGAAGATCATCAAAGCGAACAACCTGAATCATGGTAAGAATCCACAGTTCCCGAGGTAATGGGGTGACTTGTGGAACTCTTGACTTCGAGCAAGTACTCCCATACATGTTTAAAAGATTTTTCAGTGTTTTGTAGTCATTGACTGAACGCAGTATATATtccattattttatttagagatctgTAGTAGGGAACAGGTCCTGTGGCCCACCGAGCTGCAGTGGCCAGCAACCTACTGATTTACTTCCTagtctagtcacaggacaatttacaatgaccaaatcacctacgtctttggactgtggtagggACTGGAGCACGCACATGGGAAAATCGCACAAGCTTTCTTAGAGgatgcaggaattgaactctgagctccatCACCTGAGCTATCATTGTTCCTTTTCGCGCATCGGGTggcatttttttttccttatcatttGTATGGGGCCAAGTTGCTAggtcgatgctcaacccagcacggatggaaagcgtgcagggagccggccggattcgaacccaggaccattgGCACGGAAGACCGGTGTTGATACCGCTAGCTtcagagctgtaatagtgttttgctaaccattatgctgctGTGGTGCCGTGCCCTGGTTTAATGATGGGTAGTGTTTGGAGTAAATATTTGATGAAAAGAGTGTGTAACCTTTGTATACAGTGAATAGCtatgaccataaaatataggagcagaattaggccatttggcccgtcgagtctgcctcaccatttcattatggctgatccaattttcctctcagttccCATAtcttaccttctccctgtatcccttcatgccctgaccaatcaagaatctgtcaacacCTCTGCCTGCCTTAGgaatacatacagacttggccctcacagctgtctgtagcaaagaattcctcaagattcactactctgattaaagaaattcctcttcatttctgttctgaaaggacacccctcttttctgagactgcatcctctggtcttagactctgccaccataggaaacatcctctccatatccattctatcaaggccttttaacatttgatagaGTTCAATAAGGTTactgctcattcttctgaatacagGCGCAGACCAACAGATGCTctgcatatgacaagccatttaatcccagaaacattttcatgaacctcctttgaaccctctccagtttcagcatatcctttcttggataaagtACCCAAAGCTACCTGCCCCCCACCATCTTCATATGGTCTGCAATCTGCagcaaagccatccattccaaaatttaaatcattgacatacaatgtaaaaagaatcagtcccaacacaaacccctgtggaacaccactagtcacaggcagccagtcagaaaaggctccttttattcccactctttgcctcctgccaatcagccgctgctttatccatgctagaatctttcctgtaataccttgggctcatagcttgttaagcagcctcatgtgtggcatcttgacaAAGGcctgaaatccaagtacacaatatcaactgattctcctctgtctatcccTATCTTGCATGttacttcaaataattccaataggtttatcagacaagattttccctcgagtaaaccatgctgactacagcctattttatcatgtacctttaAATATCCTgaaccctcatccttaataattgactccaacatcttcccaaccacaggtCAGACTAACtttcctatagtttcctttcttctgcctcgctCCCTTCTTGGAGTagagtgatgtttgcaattttccagtcttccagaatctagtgattctgaaagatcattactaatacctccacaaactcttcagccacctcattcagaactcctgggtgtacaccatctggtccaggtgactcatctaccttcagaccgaTGGGTGGCTATTGAATGGCTGGCATAtaggtggttctgtggaatggAACCCTTGTGTAACTTGGGGACTGCCTGTGTTCTGGTGCCTTATGTTTTGTGTGCATCGTAAAGCTTTTACAGACAAAATAAATCCTTTATTTATTCCTGAAATGCCAGTTGATAGGGCAGCAGCTTGGTATCTGGCCAAGAACTTGTGTATTAATTGTGGCTGTGGGTTTATGGCTGGGACGGTCTGTTCTCAAATGCTATGGAGGGTGGCACCTTTTAATTGATTAAGGCAGACCAGTTTTTCCTTCCCAATGCCACTAAGCTGAGCAGACATCACAACAAATTACTTTTGGTATGCTGCTTGGTTTTGCAAATGCTTTATTAAGTAAAAGGGTAATGCACTGCAcaggttgggggtggggtggattaCGAGAGTTAAGCAAAATATGTAAATTTTGTGTTTTTGAAAGGCAGGATCAAGTGCCAGTTACCTTTGGATGATGATATACCAAGTGACAAGCTAATggaatggtggggggtggggggggcatgtGCTTGAAATCAAGGTTGAATCTTGTCGCTCAGACTGTCTGGGTGATGCATACCGAGACAATGGAGGTTAGAAGCTGCTTCCTTGGCTTTGTGGATCTCTTGAAGGGTCTGCGTTGTGGTATTGCCTCCAGCAGATTCTCAAGATCTTCTTGTAGAAATTACTATCCTGATATATGTGGTCATTGAGATTGTGAAATTGACCATAATTTGGAACCCTTGGCATATCGGTGTCCTGTGACAATGATTTAATAAAGTTCTATGAGCAGCATTTTCAGTACAGCTTCTTGTACCGTAGAAGTAAAACTTGTGTCTAAAGTTACATCATCTTCCCCAAATAAAAGCAGGCTACTTTCTCAAATGGGACACCCAAATAAATTTGGTTGCCTAATAGTAGAACCCTACAATCCTAAACTAGATTGGAGCTTGCTTTTTGCTCTTTACTCTTAATTCAGGGGTTCCTGacgtggggtccatggacccctcagatAATGGCAGATgtccatggcaaaaaaaaattgggAGCTACTCCTCTGATTGTAGATTTCTCTCAGTAACGATACAAGTCCAGGTGGCAAGTGCATTTTTGGGTGATTTCCATCCTGTGATTGGGTCAGTTATGGGGTAAAATCAGCAAACAATGCCTACAAGGTTAGGTTCACCTCTTTTTCATCCCATGATCAGACTGATAGACTAGAGTTAATATAATTTGGCAGTAGTGGCGAGATTTTGCATTTTTGAAATATATTACTTCTGTCTTTCAGTTATCACCATAATCAAGGGCAAGGTGGAGGAAGTAGACTTGCCTGTGGAGAAGGTGGACATTATCATCAGtgagtggatgggctactgccTCTTCTATGAGTCGATGCTGAACACAGTTATCTACGCTCGTGACAAGTGGTTGGTATGTATCGAGACAGAAAACAGAGTAATGTGTGGATTCTAGTAGCTACTTGGAAGCAGCAGTCAAGTGAAATGCGTATGTTAATCTCATCTAGATTTTGCCCCATTTCCCTCATCCCCTGTTTCAGAAATGTTaagcacaagatgctggaaatccagagcaatgcccACAATGATGAAGGAACTCCGCAGGTGAATATGCAGTTAATGCTGCCAGGTTCCTCCATTTTGTAGTTTTTGCTCAGAAACAATGATTCTGCTTTGATCCAAGGCAGGAAGAGGCTTCTTGAACCTCCAAGTCTATGACGATTCACTGAAATAGTTTAGTAGCTCCACTCCCCTACTTCCCCTGTGTTCCTACAACTTTATTTTCTCGGGTATTGTTCTGACTGCCTTGCATTGTGAAAGCATTGATTGGATCTTCCTCTgccactcctgacagacagtaacGAACTGGAGCAACAAACTAGCTATCAGGAGCTCAGTGCGTCATGCAGCAtctggagggaagtggacagttgaTATTTTCGGACATCTGGGCAGGATGAAGAGTTTCGATCTGAAGTGCTGTCGATTtccccctatagatgctgcctgacccactgagtgtgTTCAAGATGCTGGTCAATTGCATCTTGACAAAGGTTTTCGTTCATTGCCTTTAACTCTTTAGCCTTAAACTTGTTCCCTTGGATTTCCTGATTCTCCACAAATGCAAATAGTTTCTGTCTGCACACTTGCTTATTTTCAGCACCTCCACATTTCCTGTTAACCTTCAATGCCCTAAGGAGCAAGGGCCACCAGACTTAAAAAGTTACTTCCCAgagcaataaggctgatcaacacctttacCCACGAACTCACCCCACCACTACTGCTTTGACATTTCCCGTTATACATACCTtacatacagacactcctgtgcccaatgTCACTTCATGGACacgcaatcaatctatgtatgtgagctattttatgtatttgtattgtgtattttttcttattgtgtttttctttgtgttgcatcagatcaggaataacaattattttgtacaTACCTtacatacagacactcctgtgcctaatgtcactttatggacatacaatcaatctatgtatgtaaGCTATTTTATCTATTTGTAGATTTTTTCTTCTTGTGTTTTTCTTTGTACTAcaggaataacaattattttgttctttacactTGTCTACTGGAAGTAACGTTAAATAATCTTGAGTCTTGAATCTTGAGAATCACAGCCTCTCCTGCCTCTCAACACAAGACCTTCACCCTtagtatgtgttactctggatttccattaTCGGTATTTGTCTTCATCCCCAGACCCCAGTCCAGTATATTCTTCCTAATAGAGATGGCCAGCAGATACAATGCCAATTTGTGGTTATGCCGATTTTAAAACCTTTATAAAGTTTTAATTTCTCCTGCAATTTCATTTCATCATGTTGCAGAGGTTTGGCCCCAGAGGCACAGCTTCCACGGGTACCTCACTTGCACCAAAGACCACAGCAGGGATGTTGGCTGGATTTTTTGAGTACGGTGGTGTACATCAGTCCACGAGGAATCGATCCAGCTATCATTGCAGATGTTGCTGAGGTAGTTtagatcagaatcaagtttatcgtcACTaaccatatgtcgtgaaatttgttgtttttcagtagctagtacagtgcaagacataaagtaCTATGTTACAATAGGAAATAATGAAAATAAGTGCAAAAGAGCacctactgcacagagtcttgtcatcttcagaagttttcggatgactctgccatagttggatgcatcagcaagggagatgaggctgagtacagggctactgtaggaaactttgtcacatgatgtgagcaaaattatctgcagcttaatgtgaaaaagactaaggagctggtggtagacctgaggagagctaaggtaccggtgacccctgtttccatccagggggtcagtgtggacatggtggaggattacaaatacctggggatacgaattgacaataaactggactgatcaaagaacacagaggctgtctacaagaagggtcagagccgtctctatttcctgaggagactgaggtccttaacatctgctggacgatgctgaggatgttctacgagtctgtggtggctagtgcgatcatgtttgctgttgtgtgctggggcagcagaccgaggggagcagacaccaacagaatcaacaaactcattcgtaaggccagtgatgttgtggggatggaactggactctctgacggcggtgtctgaaaagaggatgctgtctaagttgcatgccatcttggtcaatgtctcccatccactacataatgtactgggtgggcacaggagtatattcagccagagactcattccaccgagatgcagcatggagcgtcataggaagtcattcctgcctgtggccatcaaactttacaactcctcccttggagggtcagacaccctgagccaataggctggtcctggacttatttcataatttactgggaTAATTTACataattactatttaactatttatggttttattactatataattatttgtggtgcaactgtaacgaaaaccaatttcccctaggatcaataaagtatgactgtgacaaaagtggtgaggtagtgttcatggactgttcagaaatgtaATGGTGGGAGGGAAGATGTTTCTGAAACACTgggtgtgggccttcaggctccctgatggtggtaatcagaagagggcatgtactggcTAGTGAGGGTccttgctgcctttttgaggtgtcACCTTTTAAAAATGTCTTCaatgctagggaggctagtgcccataatggagctggctgagtttgcgaATCTGGATATGCATTAATTAAAAATAGTACGTTTGGGTGGATTGGTTGTTTAGCCGCTTTATTTGATTAAACAACTGTATTCCTCATTTGTGATTGTGATAAGTGCAGGTGTGTCTTTATTGAGTCTCAGTTGATTCATAGTTTATCAGTATTCATTTAGGTTATAAGCCAAGGTTGTACTTGCTGCTCTTTGCACTGCTGGGGTTTAGGGGAGTAATGAAGGGCCTCCAGCTCTGGTGGTTTTCAGGGCTTCCTACATCAAGTCAGTAATTTCCTCAGTTTTCGGTGCTGTCAATCGTggaagtcccgggtggagactcaggaataccatcacactaaGCTGTAGAaaggttcttcattgctgtttccgtaacaattttgttttaccaatcacggttgttagccctgagccgaacctggaggaccagtgggccactcttagtctggcctctaccctttgacctgtttggcatgggtgatcctaccaagagccaaagcgtaaagccttaactccagccaacgtagctctccagATCACTGATGCATTCAAGCCTGCAAACTCTAATGTAAGgtagtggtcctcttggaggaagctAAGGTTGTAGTTTTCATTTAATACCTGAACCTGCAACATATGTCAAGCCCACCCTGGGCACCTGTTGCACATTGATTTAAACTGAATAAAATGTCATTTATTTCTTCCCCAGCGACCAGATGGCCTGATTTTCCCTGACCGGGCTGCTTTATATGTTACAGCCATTGAGGATAGACAGTACAAGGATTATAAAATACACTGTAAGTTTACAAAATTAAATGTGTATTTTGTCGTGTTAGAGACATTCCGCTGTTGAAATACTGCTCAAATGTATCCACTTACATAAAACAGCAGGGCTAACTCCGACACAAACAGCAACTAGGGATGAGAGTTTTGATTAACTGAAATATTCAAGAATTTTATCCAGGAACTTGTTTGGTCCACCTGCCTTCACTGTAGTCACTGGTAAATGACATTGGTCAATGGCATATGGGTGACTTGTCACCGGTGATATCCACGTGTAAATCCCACCCGTCGTCAAGATTGCTCGAAACTTTCCCAATTTTATGAGGAGTATACTGTGGAAGTTCACATtctcagagcatgtgtttcagtggcAGCCCCAGTGACAATGAAATGATTGCATGCTATCTGGAGAGAAATTCCCTGCAAAGGATAGGTCAGTATGGCACTTAACACAGTAGCATTGTACCTTGATATTGAGTCTGGAGTGGAACCAATCCCACAAGCTTGCTCATTCTCTTCAGTTAACAGGATATTTTTAAGAccttaagatgtaggagcagaattaggccactcagcccatggAATctactttgccattccatcatggctgatttattatccctctcaactccattctcctgccttctccccataatctttgacactcttgactaaccaagaatctcaacttctgctttaaatgtacccaatgatttgtcctccacagccatccttgGCAATTCCagagattcgccactctctgccTCAAGAAATTCCttgttatctctgttctaaatagatgcccctcagttttgaggcgcTGCTTTCCAGTCCTAGACTCATCACATTCACTGTATATTGGCCTTTAAATATTTGATACTTTTCAGTatttctcttccccctccccctcaaaaAAAAAACTCTAGCGAgtgcagtcccagagccatcaaatactcaatTCCTGGGGGCATTCTCATGGACCTCTTCCAGGCCAGCTCCAGTGCcaacacatctttccttagataaggggatccagaactgctcacaatacactcaAGTGCACCTCAGCACTACAcccctgtttttatattctagtcctcccaaaatgaatgctacATTCCACttgccctccctaccactgactcaacctgccagGTAAACTTTAGCACGAGGGCTCTCAAGTGCCTTTGCAActcttgatttttgaattttctccccatttagaaaatagtccacatttTTATGCTTTCTGCCAAAGTACAggtccatacacttccctacactatattccatctgccactttgcccattcttaaGTTGTCCAGATaccctgcttcctcagtactacctgcccttccacctgtcttcataccatcttcaaacttggccacaaagccatcgattccttcatccaagtcattgagatacaacatggggactggatgg
It includes:
- the prmt1 gene encoding protein arginine N-methyltransferase 1; the encoded protein is MAECMEVSSLSGAPDGSAPAKAEAEDMTSKDYYFDSYAHFGIHEEMLKDEVRTLTYRNSMYHNKHLFKDKIVLDVGSGTGILCMFAAKAGAKKVIGIECSNISEYAEKIIKANNLNHVITIIKGKVEEVDLPVEKVDIIISEWMGYCLFYESMLNTVIYARDKWLRPDGLIFPDRAALYVTAIEDRQYKDYKIHWWENVYGFDMSCIKDVAIKEPLVDVVDPKQLVTNACLIKEVDIYTVKVDDLSFTSPFCLQVTRNDYIHALVAYFNIEFTRCHKRTGFSTAPDAPYTHWKQTVFYMEDYLTVKRGEEIFGTVGMKPNAKNNRDLDFTVDIEFKGQLCEMSSSIDYKMR